A single region of the Cyanobacteria bacterium FACHB-DQ100 genome encodes:
- the wcaF gene encoding colanic acid biosynthesis acetyltransferase WcaF, whose translation MHLNQYTPGEYTPGASVWKQLLWFFLGDPIVKSRLLPLSSLKVGILRSFGASIGQGVRIKPGVQVKFPWRLTIGDHCWIGEDAWFDNLAPIVLGDHVCVSQSVYFCTGNHDWTKPTFDLRIAPISVGSGSWLAARSTIAPGVEIGEGAVLSLGSVAVRSLAPWTIYAGNPAAAIKPRILKDQSLSSTVLNA comes from the coding sequence ATTCATCTCAATCAATACACACCCGGAGAATATACCCCAGGCGCATCGGTCTGGAAGCAGCTTTTATGGTTCTTTCTAGGCGATCCGATCGTCAAATCTCGGCTGCTTCCGCTCTCCAGCCTGAAAGTAGGGATACTTCGATCGTTTGGAGCATCGATCGGGCAAGGAGTCCGCATCAAACCGGGAGTACAAGTAAAATTCCCGTGGCGCTTAACCATTGGAGATCACTGTTGGATTGGCGAGGATGCTTGGTTCGATAACCTTGCGCCCATAGTTCTTGGCGATCATGTCTGTGTGTCGCAATCGGTTTATTTCTGTACTGGAAATCATGATTGGACTAAGCCAACCTTCGATCTCCGGATCGCTCCGATTTCGGTTGGATCAGGAAGTTGGTTAGCTGCACGATCGACGATCGCGCCCGGTGTCGAGATCGGAGAAGGTGCAGTGCTGAGTTTGGGGAGTGTTGCGGTGCGATCGCTTGCTCCCTGGACAATCTATGCGGGAAATCCAGCCGCTGCGATTAAGCCTCGCATCCTCAAAGACCAAAGCTTGTCTTCTACAGTGTTAAACGCATGA
- a CDS encoding SGNH/GDSL hydrolase family protein: MKTKPLLLGLLGLGLSIGVLEFALRLFLGLGNPPLYQADSQTGYRLQPNQKLFRFGNSMEVNQYSQRNGTISPTKPPNTRRILMLGDSVLNGGALTDQSRTITERFRARLGNSTEVINASAGSWGIENRIGYLRLFGSFQSDVIIFQIGTSDLIQRTSTGGMVGVDSSYPNQRPLSAISEGMSRYWMRVIRRLTSQATIAPVYAQQVRTPQDKAEWFARNRQSFSQAIRALRNDPETKNVPIIVLYTPNLNDVVPTPQAPLYKAEFFNLLKQLQVPVVDAHQAWSSLPEKTKSSYFSDVIHLTESGNQAIADLLFQQLCVQSKSDWCKERTTKQ, translated from the coding sequence ATGAAAACAAAACCCCTGCTGCTGGGACTGCTTGGGCTTGGGCTGAGCATTGGTGTCCTGGAATTTGCGCTGCGTCTGTTTCTCGGACTGGGCAATCCGCCACTGTACCAAGCAGACAGTCAAACAGGCTACCGCCTCCAGCCGAATCAAAAGCTATTTCGATTTGGCAACTCGATGGAGGTCAATCAGTATTCTCAGCGCAACGGTACAATCTCGCCAACCAAGCCACCGAACACGCGCCGGATTTTAATGCTCGGAGATTCAGTCCTGAATGGGGGTGCCCTGACCGATCAATCTCGCACCATTACAGAGCGGTTTCGCGCTCGACTGGGCAATTCAACAGAAGTGATTAATGCTTCTGCTGGTTCATGGGGCATCGAAAACCGCATCGGTTACTTGCGTCTATTTGGCAGCTTCCAGAGTGATGTAATTATCTTCCAAATCGGCACCAGCGACCTGATTCAGAGAACAAGCACAGGGGGAATGGTTGGAGTCGATTCCAGCTATCCGAATCAGCGTCCTTTGTCAGCGATCTCAGAAGGGATGTCCCGATATTGGATGCGTGTGATCCGGAGATTGACGAGTCAAGCCACGATCGCGCCCGTTTACGCACAACAGGTACGCACTCCGCAAGATAAAGCGGAATGGTTTGCCCGTAACCGTCAAAGTTTCAGCCAAGCAATCCGCGCTTTAAGGAACGATCCCGAAACGAAAAACGTTCCCATCATCGTGTTATACACCCCTAACCTGAACGATGTTGTCCCGACTCCACAAGCACCCCTATACAAAGCAGAATTTTTTAACCTACTGAAGCAACTCCAGGTTCCGGTGGTGGATGCACATCAAGCTTGGTCATCACTACCAGAAAAGACAAAATCAAGCTATTTCAGCGATGTCATTCACCTCACCGAGTCCGGAAACCAAGCGATCGCAGACTTATTGTTTCAGCAGCTTTGTGTTCAATCCAAGTCCGATTGGTGCAAAGAACGAACAACAAAGCAATAG
- a CDS encoding glycosyltransferase family 2 protein has product MLVFIIPLRSAQSSKSWEKVSKLLERTLRSICHQTSTEYHVIILCHDRPILQDDYAQVEFVEVDFPAPNQASSIAERRIDKNRKLWTGIHHAAKNFKDAHLMIMDADDCIHKNLAAFVAQHPQANGWYFSQGYQYQEGSWLIRHRKRGFEQFCGSCNIVKAGILLDYIKEVQFSDITQSFLLHTQLPYRLAEQNIPLKSLPFPGAVYITDHSENTLNQAETIRREFIGNHPFKLMRFYVLRLCKPFISQILSASIRDEFNLYRIS; this is encoded by the coding sequence ATGCTAGTCTTCATTATTCCATTGAGAAGTGCCCAGTCCTCAAAGTCTTGGGAAAAAGTATCGAAGTTATTAGAGCGTACGCTTCGCTCAATCTGTCATCAGACCTCTACGGAATATCATGTCATTATTCTCTGTCACGATCGTCCAATTCTTCAGGATGACTATGCTCAAGTTGAGTTTGTAGAGGTTGATTTTCCGGCACCAAATCAAGCAAGTTCGATCGCAGAAAGACGAATCGATAAAAACCGCAAGCTTTGGACTGGAATTCATCACGCTGCGAAAAACTTCAAAGATGCACATCTGATGATTATGGATGCGGATGATTGCATTCATAAAAATCTTGCAGCATTTGTCGCTCAACATCCACAGGCAAATGGCTGGTATTTTAGCCAAGGCTATCAATATCAGGAAGGAAGCTGGTTGATTCGACACCGCAAGCGAGGATTTGAGCAGTTTTGTGGAAGCTGCAACATTGTGAAAGCTGGAATCTTACTGGATTACATCAAAGAAGTGCAATTTTCAGACATTACCCAAAGCTTTTTACTGCATACCCAGCTACCTTATCGCCTAGCTGAGCAGAATATTCCTTTGAAGTCTCTGCCTTTTCCTGGTGCAGTTTACATTACCGACCACTCGGAGAATACCTTAAACCAAGCAGAAACGATTCGGCGAGAATTCATAGGCAATCATCCCTTCAAACTGATGAGGTTTTATGTTCTGAGGCTGTGTAAGCCTTTCATTTCTCAGATTCTATCAGCCTCAATTCGAGATGAATTTAATCTTTATCGGATTAGTTAA
- a CDS encoding glycosyltransferase, with the protein MRVSIITVTYNAGATIRDTIESVLAQDYPNIEHIIVDGASSDNTVEIVQSYGDRVAKFISEPDRGMYDGMNKGIKLATGDVVAILNADDFYVNSQVISTIVEQFEQHQVDSVFGDLVYVKHDNPDKVVRYYSSASFHPGKFAYGWMPAHPTFVVKRWAFDHYGYFKTDYKIAADYELLIRFLAIHKLSYHYLPQVLVKMRTGGASTANLSSNWILNREIVRGCLENGIQTNMTKVLSKYFVKVFQLVVRPA; encoded by the coding sequence ATGAGAGTTTCTATTATTACAGTCACCTACAATGCAGGCGCGACGATTCGAGACACGATCGAATCGGTGCTGGCTCAAGATTATCCCAACATCGAACATATCATTGTGGACGGAGCATCTAGCGATAACACCGTCGAGATTGTGCAATCGTATGGCGATCGCGTTGCGAAGTTTATTTCTGAACCCGATCGCGGCATGTATGACGGCATGAACAAAGGAATCAAGCTAGCAACGGGCGATGTGGTTGCAATTTTGAATGCAGATGATTTCTATGTGAATTCGCAAGTGATTTCGACGATCGTCGAGCAGTTTGAGCAGCATCAGGTTGACTCTGTGTTCGGAGACTTAGTGTATGTCAAGCACGACAATCCAGATAAAGTCGTGCGCTACTATAGTTCTGCAAGCTTTCATCCGGGTAAGTTTGCGTATGGTTGGATGCCTGCTCACCCGACTTTTGTGGTGAAGCGATGGGCATTCGATCACTATGGCTATTTCAAAACAGATTATAAAATCGCCGCAGACTATGAACTGCTGATTCGGTTCTTAGCGATTCACAAACTGTCTTATCATTACCTGCCTCAAGTGCTTGTGAAGATGCGAACCGGAGGAGCTAGTACCGCCAATCTCTCAAGCAACTGGATTCTGAACCGCGAGATTGTTCGAGGATGCCTTGAGAACGGTATTCAAACCAATATGACAAAGGTGCTCTCGAAATACTTTGTCAAAGTCTTCCAACTCGTTGTACGTCCAGCATGA
- a CDS encoding glycosyltransferase family 2 protein, producing the protein MLIFIISLRSAKVSKSWHRVSKQLERTLRSVCNQTSPDFQVVVVCHERPVIQYEHPQINFVEVDFPTPDPAHMESKCADQHRKFWVGAQYAMQFSSSHIMAVDSDDCISKRLTAFVQQNKDCNGWFINRGYKYRDGSTLIQPLKNRFEQICGTCNIIRTDLIYAYLQTMKLDDIQDRYLLHHKDLPNIMKSRGFPLQPLPFPGAVYVTDNAENIQADTASALKGLSGSWRGSIKYRLLLLQGTIASRPLTRSVRQEFGLHRLSY; encoded by the coding sequence ATGCTGATCTTCATTATTTCACTCCGCAGCGCCAAGGTTTCAAAGTCTTGGCACCGGGTATCTAAACAATTAGAACGAACATTACGATCGGTCTGCAATCAAACATCACCAGATTTTCAGGTCGTGGTTGTCTGTCATGAGCGACCTGTGATCCAGTATGAGCATCCTCAGATTAATTTTGTTGAGGTCGATTTTCCAACGCCAGATCCAGCCCATATGGAAAGTAAATGTGCTGACCAACATCGCAAATTTTGGGTGGGTGCCCAGTATGCGATGCAGTTTTCTAGTTCACACATCATGGCTGTTGATTCTGATGACTGTATCAGCAAGCGGCTTACAGCCTTTGTTCAGCAGAATAAAGACTGTAACGGTTGGTTTATCAATCGTGGGTATAAGTACCGCGATGGCAGTACGCTTATCCAACCCTTGAAAAATAGGTTTGAGCAGATTTGCGGTACCTGTAACATCATCAGGACAGACCTTATCTATGCTTATCTCCAAACAATGAAGTTGGACGACATTCAGGATCGGTACTTACTCCATCATAAGGACCTGCCCAACATCATGAAAAGCAGAGGATTTCCGCTTCAACCCCTGCCATTTCCAGGGGCAGTGTATGTGACTGATAATGCTGAAAATATACAAGCTGATACAGCCTCGGCTCTCAAGGGTTTGAGCGGAAGCTGGCGGGGATCAATTAAATATCGACTGTTGCTGCTTCAAGGCACGATCGCGTCACGCCCCCTCACACGATCGGTTCGACAAGAGTTTGGACTGCACCGGCTCAGCTACTAA
- a CDS encoding SDR family oxidoreductase yields the protein MNFLITGATGFVGSALCQLLESSEHTLYGVIRNPDAILPASVKPILVSSIAQLSDHPILPKIDVVIHLAARVHQMKDTATDPLTEFRLVNTEATKNLAIAAAAAGVKRFVYLSSIKVNGDGQAEPYTEQSQPQPNDSYGISKWEAECALKSISDETGLEVVILRPPLVYGAGVRANFLNLMKLVEKGIPLPLGAVHNQRSLVYVGNLVDAIATCATHPNATGQTFLISDNAEVSTAELIRNLSIFLNQPVRLVAIPPVILTMLAQIFGKTATVDRLLGSLTIDSSKIRQTLDWQPPFSLAQGLEHTARWFKKID from the coding sequence ATGAACTTCTTGATTACTGGAGCGACAGGCTTTGTTGGCTCAGCCCTTTGTCAGCTTTTAGAATCCTCAGAACATACCCTCTATGGTGTGATTCGTAATCCTGATGCAATCTTACCGGCATCAGTAAAGCCAATTCTGGTGTCCTCGATCGCACAACTCAGCGACCATCCAATTTTGCCCAAGATTGATGTAGTGATTCATCTGGCTGCAAGAGTGCATCAGATGAAAGATACTGCAACTGATCCACTGACTGAGTTTCGGTTAGTTAACACTGAAGCAACAAAAAATCTAGCGATCGCGGCAGCAGCAGCAGGTGTAAAGCGATTTGTCTATCTCAGTTCGATCAAAGTCAACGGGGACGGACAAGCGGAACCCTACACCGAACAGAGCCAACCGCAGCCCAACGATTCCTATGGCATCAGCAAGTGGGAAGCAGAATGTGCCTTAAAGTCGATCTCCGATGAAACGGGTTTAGAAGTGGTGATTCTCCGTCCGCCGCTTGTTTACGGTGCTGGAGTTCGAGCCAACTTTCTCAACCTAATGAAGCTTGTTGAGAAAGGCATTCCTCTGCCCTTGGGAGCCGTCCATAATCAGCGCAGCTTAGTCTATGTCGGAAATCTCGTTGATGCGATCGCCACCTGCGCTACGCACCCAAATGCGACGGGACAAACGTTTCTCATCAGTGATAACGCGGAAGTTTCAACGGCTGAATTAATTCGGAATTTAAGTATATTTCTCAATCAACCTGTCCGGTTAGTGGCAATTCCTCCCGTAATACTAACCATGCTCGCCCAGATCTTCGGCAAAACGGCAACGGTCGATCGCCTACTTGGTTCACTGACGATCGACAGTTCAAAAATTCGCCAAACCCTCGATTGGCAACCTCCCTTTAGCCTAGCTCAAGGTCTGGAACATACCGCGAGATGGTTCAAAAAGATTGATTGA
- a CDS encoding glycosyltransferase: MKVLIVIPAVSLVYGGTSKLLSELAQALGDRDLHVDVVTTNANGSTNLEVPLCTWQQAGSYRIQYFPRWGVSEYKFSYPLTAWLFQHLRDYDLVHTISLFTYPVAIAHWLCQLYKIPYIASPHGMLDPWALNYKAWKKKAYYTLIERPILCKASMIQVLSQSEANAVRSLALPTSLTILANGIHQRDFESLPDPELFYQNFPALRGKTLILFLGRVDPKKGLDLLAPAFAQVHAEFSQTHLVVAGPDNIGFLPTARSYFAQAGCLEAVTFTGMLTGTLKSAALAAAGLYVAPSYSEGLSLSVLEAMASGLPCVFTTGCNFPEAAIAASAQVVEIDSGAISQAMKELLLDPNAAKQMGKRAQQFIFDHYTWQQIAAGLSEVYSKIVFEHDRLS, from the coding sequence ATGAAAGTTTTAATCGTCATTCCTGCGGTTAGTTTGGTTTACGGTGGAACCTCTAAGCTGCTGTCTGAGCTGGCTCAGGCACTCGGCGATCGCGATCTGCACGTTGATGTTGTTACAACCAATGCCAATGGTTCGACCAATTTAGAGGTTCCACTTTGTACCTGGCAGCAAGCAGGCTCTTATCGAATCCAATATTTTCCCAGATGGGGAGTAAGCGAATATAAGTTTAGTTATCCGCTGACCGCTTGGCTGTTTCAGCATCTTAGAGACTATGATCTGGTGCATACGATTTCGCTGTTTACCTATCCGGTTGCGATCGCACACTGGCTCTGCCAGCTCTACAAAATTCCCTACATTGCCAGCCCTCACGGAATGTTAGATCCCTGGGCATTGAATTACAAAGCCTGGAAAAAGAAGGCTTATTACACGCTGATTGAACGACCCATTTTATGCAAAGCCAGTATGATTCAAGTGCTTTCCCAATCTGAAGCCAATGCCGTGCGATCGTTAGCCTTACCCACTTCATTAACAATCCTTGCCAATGGCATCCACCAGCGCGACTTTGAATCTTTGCCTGATCCGGAACTGTTTTACCAAAACTTTCCAGCCCTGCGTGGCAAAACCTTGATTCTATTTCTAGGACGAGTTGATCCGAAAAAAGGACTGGATCTCTTAGCCCCTGCTTTTGCTCAAGTTCACGCTGAATTTTCTCAAACTCATTTAGTGGTAGCTGGGCCGGATAACATTGGATTTCTGCCGACGGCTCGATCGTACTTTGCCCAAGCAGGATGTCTTGAAGCCGTCACATTCACAGGAATGCTCACGGGAACACTGAAATCCGCTGCACTTGCAGCAGCCGGTCTGTATGTTGCTCCGTCTTATTCAGAAGGTCTGAGCCTGTCGGTGCTTGAAGCGATGGCATCAGGATTGCCTTGTGTATTCACGACTGGGTGTAACTTCCCGGAAGCCGCGATCGCGGCTTCCGCGCAAGTCGTTGAGATTGATTCAGGCGCGATCTCTCAGGCAATGAAAGAGCTACTCTTAGACCCGAATGCAGCCAAGCAAATGGGTAAACGAGCACAGCAATTTATTTTTGATCACTATACCTGGCAACAGATTGCAGCGGGCTTGAGCGAGGTTTACAGCAAGATCGTATTCGAGCACGATCGTCTTTCTTAG
- a CDS encoding glycosyltransferase family 2 protein, translating into MLVFVIPLKSRVASKSWETASNLLERTLQSVCNQTSPDFQVIVVCHDRPNLQHDYSKVEFLEVNFTPPSRLTPSSGMADQERKLRIGADHASTIAPASHLMFVDADDCVSSNLAEFVKQHQHCHGWFLDQGYEYQDGNPRLKHRKQGFSKICGTSNIVRADLIHQYIEDLQLLETRFAEKRLFHTEIAKAMQARATPLSPLPFPGAVYITDNSENLENQSTLVLQQIRSQPVKLTKFYAMKLYKRLAAQPLTHALQQEFKLYSIAAIGSAQRITTDPRVQQ; encoded by the coding sequence ATGCTTGTTTTTGTCATTCCACTGAAAAGTAGGGTTGCCTCAAAGTCGTGGGAAACAGCTTCTAACCTGCTTGAGCGCACGCTCCAGTCGGTCTGTAACCAAACTTCTCCCGATTTTCAGGTCATTGTCGTCTGCCACGATCGACCCAATCTACAACACGATTACTCCAAAGTTGAGTTTCTAGAGGTTAATTTTACCCCACCGAGTCGGCTCACTCCTTCGAGCGGCATGGCTGATCAAGAACGAAAGCTCAGAATTGGAGCTGATCATGCAAGCACGATCGCACCTGCTTCGCATTTGATGTTTGTCGATGCGGATGATTGTGTCAGCAGCAATCTGGCTGAATTTGTCAAACAACATCAGCACTGTCATGGCTGGTTTCTGGATCAAGGCTACGAATATCAGGATGGAAACCCCAGACTAAAACATCGAAAGCAAGGGTTTTCTAAGATTTGCGGTACATCGAATATCGTCAGAGCCGATTTGATCCATCAGTACATCGAAGACTTGCAGCTACTCGAAACCCGATTTGCCGAAAAACGACTGTTTCACACTGAGATCGCGAAAGCAATGCAAGCAAGAGCAACGCCGCTGTCTCCTCTCCCTTTTCCTGGCGCAGTCTATATCACCGATAATTCAGAAAATCTTGAAAATCAATCTACACTCGTGCTTCAGCAAATCAGAAGCCAGCCTGTGAAATTGACTAAGTTTTACGCCATGAAGCTATACAAAAGGCTAGCTGCTCAACCTCTTACACACGCATTGCAGCAAGAGTTTAAGCTCTACTCGATCGCGGCGATTGGTTCTGCTCAGCGAATAACAACTGATCCACGAGTTCAACAATAG
- a CDS encoding YdcF family protein, which produces MLFRTRLLQCIAAAAVLLGSGYIPTRLTIARQQSPSPEMILILGGSPDREEYTTQLAQRYPWLKIWVSSGSPSAVRIFENAGIPRSRLYFDTRATDTVTNFTTVVPDLKRRGIQHVYIVTSDYHMPRAEAIATVVFGSQGITFTPIEVSGEHRQESKIRVLRDVGRSLVWLITGRTGASLRYRSWFK; this is translated from the coding sequence GTGTTATTTCGTACTCGACTGCTTCAGTGCATCGCCGCTGCTGCCGTTCTGCTCGGCTCAGGATATATTCCGACCCGACTGACCATTGCGCGTCAGCAATCTCCCTCTCCAGAGATGATTCTCATTCTGGGAGGCAGTCCAGATCGAGAGGAATACACGACACAACTCGCCCAACGCTATCCTTGGCTCAAAATCTGGGTGTCGAGTGGTTCTCCGAGTGCCGTTCGCATCTTTGAGAATGCGGGCATTCCCCGATCGCGCCTGTACTTTGACACCCGCGCCACCGATACCGTCACCAACTTTACAACCGTTGTTCCGGATCTCAAACGGCGTGGTATTCAGCACGTTTACATTGTCACCTCTGACTATCATATGCCGCGAGCAGAAGCGATCGCGACAGTTGTGTTCGGGAGCCAAGGCATTACTTTTACGCCGATTGAGGTTTCTGGTGAGCATCGCCAAGAATCAAAGATTCGAGTTTTGCGAGATGTGGGGCGCTCACTGGTGTGGTTAATCACCGGACGAACGGGAGCAAGTCTGCGTTATCGATCGTGGTTCAAATAA
- a CDS encoding glycosyltransferase family 2 protein, with product MKVTPLILTYNEVANIGRVLERLIWAERIVVIDSGSTDETIEILKAYPQVEIFTRSFDSFASQCNYGLSKIHSEWVLSLDADYVLTDELITEIQALALDKTTDYYKARFKYCVFGKPLQGTLLPPRTILYRRDRAVYQNDGHAHRVKVNGNPQMLSGYIYHDDRKPLSRWLWAQDRYMVLEVKKLLSTPPSKLSLGDRIRKTKILAPFAVLIYCLIVKRGILDGWAGWYYTLQRVLAEILLSIHLIQAEKDS from the coding sequence ATGAAAGTAACGCCGTTAATTTTGACCTACAACGAAGTCGCCAATATTGGGCGAGTGCTAGAGCGCTTGATTTGGGCAGAGCGAATTGTCGTGATTGATAGCGGGAGCACTGATGAAACCATAGAAATTCTCAAGGCTTACCCACAGGTTGAGATTTTTACCCGATCGTTTGACTCATTCGCCTCACAATGCAATTACGGCTTGTCTAAAATCCACTCTGAATGGGTGCTCTCGCTCGACGCTGATTATGTGCTAACCGATGAACTGATCACCGAGATTCAAGCCTTAGCTTTAGATAAAACCACAGATTACTACAAGGCCCGCTTCAAATACTGCGTTTTTGGCAAGCCCCTGCAAGGCACGCTGTTACCCCCTAGAACGATCCTCTATCGCCGCGATCGCGCCGTTTACCAAAACGATGGTCACGCCCATCGAGTCAAGGTTAATGGAAACCCGCAGATGCTAAGCGGATACATTTACCACGACGATCGCAAGCCACTCTCGCGCTGGCTCTGGGCACAGGATCGCTACATGGTACTGGAGGTCAAAAAACTGCTCTCTACACCCCCTAGCAAACTGAGCTTGGGCGATCGCATCCGTAAAACAAAAATTCTCGCACCCTTTGCCGTTTTGATTTACTGCTTGATCGTTAAGCGTGGCATTCTCGATGGCTGGGCAGGTTGGTACTACACTCTTCAGCGCGTCTTAGCCGAAATTTTGTTATCAATTCATTTAATTCAAGCGGAGAAAGATTCATAA